Genomic segment of Dromiciops gliroides isolate mDroGli1 chromosome 3, mDroGli1.pri, whole genome shotgun sequence:
CCTCCAGTCTGGGGAGGGCCCTGTCTGCCTTGTTGAGGAAGAGCCAGCCATAGGCAGGGAAATCTTCAAGGCTGGGCTTGTCCTGCAGGAAGGGCATCTGAGTCTCTGTGATCTTCTGCCATCTGCACTGCAGATGTGGCCTTTCCACCGGTTCTCCAAGGGTGTCCCCAGGCCTGGAGGACATCACCAACTGTTCACCTGCAGATGTTGGTCTTCCAGAACTTGGACTCTGCACACTGGCCAGGGCATGGAGTTCCTGGAAAGAAATGTCAATACCAAGTCAGCAGAGCCTTCACACAAGCCCACTATCAGCCTTCTCAGGGGCCAAAGATCTCAGGGCTCCCCTGTTTTCCAGACACCATAGAGGATACTCCCCAAGTCAGTCTTCTCTCATTTGTCACAGCAACTTCTCTCAACCAAAATGCAGCCCCCACCTGCCTACAGGGgtgaccctgaagtcagggaaCAATGGCAGGAGCAGGAGGGAGGACCTGGCTTGGAGACCTGCCCCTTCTGCCTCACTGGCCCTGACCCAAGGCTCTTCAGTTCCTTGGGCCTCCCaatgcccccctccctcccacggATGCAGGCAGGGATCCAGTGCCCTGGGGTACAGGAAGCCCAGACACATTGGAGTTCTCTCCTTCCAGACCCCTTGGCAGAGCCCTCTGCCCTGCAGGGCAGCTGTGGAGCCCCACTCCCCCTTGGTGGCTTCCTCCCAAAGGCCTTCATGGAAATGAGTAGCTCCCATTTGTAGAGAGTTCTTCTCTAAGGCTTGGAAAGAGTGGGATGCACCAGCAGACCCTCTCTGCATTCAATGCTGGGAGTGCCCACAGACCTGGATTTTCTTCCCATGTCAGATGGAGCTTGGAAGGATGCAACCAAGTATGGGCAGAGGCGAAGCATGAGGGTGGAAGACCATTTCactagaaaagagaggaaggtggGAAAGCCAGATTGTTGTGGGGAGAACAGGGGACCAGGGACTGAGAGCTGGAACCAGGAACTTCTTTGTCACCCAGTTTAGCCTCTGACATTGCAGCTGTAAACTCCAACTGCATTGCTATATATGAGACTACAACTTGGAAAGGAGTTTTGCTTATATACAggcaatgtggggcagctaggtgctgcagtggatagaaagctgagcaagtgttcaggaagacctgagttccaatccagcctcagatagtcttgctgagtgaccctgagtcagtcacttaaccctgtttgtctcagcttcctgatctgcaaaatgactttgagaaggaaatggcaaaccactcaaatctctttgccaagaaaacccaaaacaagTAAGGAAGAGATGGATATTACTGAAAATGTTACAATAACAAAGTCTGTTCATTCATATTTGATTCTTTAGAGAACTcaggaaaattgagaaaaaatacatttagCAGTAAGTGTtgctgataaagttctcatttccaaaacatatagagaaatgaatcaaatttctaaaaatatgaataatcTACAAGAAAAGGtagttttagaggaagaaatccaagctattattattcatttggacaaaatgttctaaatcactaataggaATGGGAATGAAAAGAACTCTTGATATAACTCTTTGTCCCCATGAAAGTGACCAGgattatagaaaagggaaacTGAGAAATGGTGTGGGCTGTGAGATAATTGGTGGACTTGTGAATTGGGCAACTACtctgaaaagaaatttggaattatggccaaaaaGCTCTGAAAGTGAGCATAGCATTGGACCCACAATTAGTGCTTCCAAGCCTGCAAcccctccaaaataaaaaaatgacgAAAAAAATATCCTTCGTACAACAATAttcatagtaacttttttttgttggcaaagaactgAACAATGAGAAgatgctcatcatttggggaatgactgaacaaattatggtatatgagaGTGATAGAAGGTGATGGTTACAGAGAAAACCTGACAAGAAGTAATACAAAATGTTGTAAGGAGAACTAGGATAACAATTTCTACAATAGCAACTACACTGTATAGATAATGGTTAAAAACTCGGTGTTTCCAAAAAACATAATCAGCCAttacaattccaaaaaactcatgatgaaaatactATCTAACTGGTAAGAAAACTGTTGAATTTAAGAGTACAGAATGaagcacattttcttttccttatatttttggATATTTAAAATTCAgggttttggggtgttttttcttttcttttttaagaataaCTGTACATAAtgataatgggttttgtttttcttgtcttctcaaaagGTTGGAGAAtaaggtaagaaaactgagaccaaatGAAAGAAGTGACACTAGATCAAGACTCGCTGGGGTTTAATAACAGGAttcatcctctgattccaaactcagTGTCCTGTCCATCAAACCTGGTTGCCCATCCAGGGACATGGCTTTACAGGGATAAGGAGAAGGGCAAAAGACCAGAGAAtggtgtgctgtaagaaaagtcACAGTCCCACATTAGACTATATGAAAACCTGGGTAGCTTACATTTCTCAGCAGGGTAAAAAGGGGACGGGAAACGAACCCTCCTAGAACCTCATGGAGTCCCATATGGCAATTCTGGGCAGACAAGAAGGAGGAGCAGACCAAACTGTCCAGAGACTAGAGTGGCATTTTTGAGACCAAGGGGAACTGGCTTTGAAATATGGTATGGCTGGCTGCAGACTGCTCCAAATCGCATCCCCTGTCTTCTGCTGGGGCTAGCTAGCTTCTGACAAAGGAAAAAGCAATACCAGAGGCAGGATAACTCTGCCACTGCCTCCTCCTTCCAATCCCCTGCCCTAAGATAGTCATGTCACAGGCCCTGCATGGCAGGAATCCTGGAGGCAGAAACACAGGACAAAAGAGAGTTGGGCATTTGAAGGGAGACCGACGAGGAAGAACCGGGGGAGGGGAGCCCAGGGGTCTCTCCCAGCCTCGGGCCCATCTTCAGTAAATAAAGCCACTTAGCCCGCTGTCTTCCTTGCTGCGGGTGACGCAGCTCGGGTCCAGAACCGGGCGGGCCTCTGCATTTCTTCGGGGTCCCGGTGACCCTGTTGCCTGTGGGCCTCTCCCCAAGGCTCCCCAGCACGGAGGCCGGGTttcggggggtgggggagaaaatcTTAAGGAGCCAGCGCGGCTCCAAGGCTGTCCCTTTCAGCAGAAACTGACGGCAACAACCCCTCCCGGTTCCTCAAACCCGAGCCCGAAGCCCGGCGGCCAAAGGAGGAAGCGTCCGGGTGGCTTCGGCCTTGGGCAGTAGGAGCCCTGGCCCTGGGGGGAGCTGCCAGGCCAGCGGGCTGCCACGTCCCTCAGGAAGGCCTCCGACTAGGAAGGACCGCCCTCCCTGGTGTCAGGCTTCGGGCCCAGGGGAGAGAGTACATTTAGCTGCCAGCGCGGGGGAAGTTCAAGGGCGCGCCGGGGCGAGGACCGAGCCGCAACAAAGAGCTCGGGGGTGCCCGGCCAAGGGCGGGCCTCGGTTTCCCGCGCTCTCACCCGCCCTTGGACCCCGCAGCCTCAGGGATTGCAGTAGGTGCGGCTTCCGTGCAGACTAGGGATGGGTCTGTGTGAGGCCCCGTTCCGCCCCGCCCAGACTGCCCGAGGTTCGTCCTTCCTTACCCAGGAGCACAGTAGTGGTGCCCATTGTCCGCCCGTCCTTCTGACGGCTGGCAGCGGCCCGGAGCAGCCGCAGGCGCCGCAGTGTGCCTGACAGCAGAGCTGGACTGCCGCGGTGGCCTCGGGGCTCCGCCCCGCTTCTGCAGTAGGACCGCGGCGACTGCGCACTAGGGAGGCCGGGACTGGAGCCCTGCCTCAGAGAGGCACGTGACTCCTTAAAGGGCCGGTCCCAGGCTCCGCACCGCCAGCCTTCCGAGCAGAGAGGATGTCTGAGCTTCGCCGGCCGCCGTTCTCTCCTTCGTCCGTGAGGGGCTCTCCACGCACCTCGCTCCGTccctcactctgccctccctAAGCCCCGTCGCCATGGATACGGCGCACTGCATTGAGACCTGGCCCTGGAAGCCGGGGGCCAAGCCATTGACGGGGCGGCTACGGGCTCCCTAGCTAGGAGGGGCGAATGCTGGGCATGCCGGG
This window contains:
- the LOC122748159 gene encoding V-type proton ATPase subunit S1-like — translated: MATGLREGRVRDGARAPVPASLVRSRRGPTAEAGRSPEATAAVQLCCQAHCGACGCSGPLPAVRRTGGQWAPLLCSWELHALASVQSPSSGRPTSAGEQLVMSSRPGDTLGEPVERPHLQCRWQKITETQMPFLQDKPSLEDFPAYGWLFLNKADRALPRLEGAQGPLVVPTMDCSAAAPLTS